A genome region from Staphylococcus capitis subsp. capitis includes the following:
- a CDS encoding molybdenum cofactor biosynthesis protein MoaE produces the protein MKQFEIVTEPIQTELYRDYTLNEHQGAVVVFTGHVREWTKGVRTKYLEYEAYTPMAEKKLAQIGDEIKQRWPGTITTIVHRIGALQISDIAVLIAVSSPHRKDAYQANEYAIERIKEIVPIWKKEIWEDGEEWQGHQKGTHQEAKRGRTL, from the coding sequence ATGAAGCAATTTGAAATCGTGACTGAACCGATTCAAACTGAGCTATACAGAGATTACACACTCAATGAACATCAAGGAGCAGTTGTGGTTTTTACTGGTCATGTTAGAGAATGGACAAAGGGAGTTCGAACAAAATATCTAGAATATGAAGCTTATACTCCTATGGCAGAGAAGAAATTAGCTCAAATTGGCGATGAAATTAAGCAACGTTGGCCTGGCACGATAACTACAATTGTGCATCGTATCGGAGCGTTACAAATTTCTGACATCGCAGTGCTTATAGCGGTATCTTCACCACATAGAAAAGATGCTTATCAAGCAAATGAGTATGCAATTGAACGCATAAAAGAAATTGTTCCTATATGGAAAAAAGAAATTTGGGAAGATGGTGAAGAGTGGCAAGGCCACCAAAAGGGTACCCATCAAGAAGCGAAGAGGGGGAGAACATTATGA
- a CDS encoding nucleoside hydrolase, translating to MMTKVYFNHDGGVDDLISLFLLLQMEDVELIGVSTIGADCYLEPSLSASVKIINRFSNQSIQVAPSYERGKNPFPKEWRMHAFFMDALPILNESQTPKRSSESNYEAYEDIIQKVNASTEKVTLLFTGPLTDLAKAMRHDQSFLSNVEKLVWMGGTFLDKGNVEEPEHDGTAEWNAFWDPEAVKTVFDSNLKIDMVALESTNQVPLTLDVRQKWADEREFIGIDFLGVSYAAVPPLTHFVTNSTYFLWDVLTTAYVGMPKLVKSVKMNVNVISHGPSQGKTYKDDNGRKVNVVNYVEHNAFFDYISYLAKKA from the coding sequence ATAATGACTAAAGTTTATTTTAACCATGATGGTGGAGTTGATGATTTAATTTCTTTATTTTTATTACTGCAAATGGAAGATGTTGAATTAATTGGTGTGAGTACTATTGGAGCGGATTGTTATCTTGAACCTTCATTGAGTGCATCAGTAAAAATTATTAATCGATTTTCTAATCAATCGATACAAGTTGCACCATCTTACGAAAGAGGTAAAAATCCATTTCCTAAAGAATGGAGAATGCACGCCTTCTTTATGGATGCATTACCAATTTTAAATGAAAGTCAAACGCCTAAAAGATCTAGTGAAAGTAACTATGAAGCTTATGAAGATATAATCCAAAAAGTAAACGCAAGTACTGAAAAGGTGACATTACTCTTTACGGGTCCACTTACCGACTTAGCTAAAGCGATGCGTCATGATCAATCATTCCTATCAAATGTAGAAAAATTAGTATGGATGGGTGGAACTTTTCTAGATAAAGGCAATGTTGAAGAACCAGAACACGATGGCACTGCAGAATGGAATGCGTTCTGGGACCCTGAAGCGGTTAAAACTGTGTTCGATAGTAATCTTAAGATTGATATGGTGGCTTTAGAAAGTACAAATCAAGTGCCTTTGACATTAGATGTGCGCCAAAAATGGGCGGACGAGAGAGAATTTATAGGGATTGATTTTTTAGGAGTAAGTTATGCTGCAGTACCACCATTAACGCATTTCGTTACAAATTCTACTTACTTTTTATGGGATGTGCTAACAACTGCATATGTTGGTATGCCTAAACTAGTAAAATCAGTAAAAATGAATGTGAATGTAATAAGTCATGGGCCGAGTCAAGGAAAGACTTATAAAGATGATAACGGGCGTAAAGTGAATGTAGTTAATTATGTTGAACATAATGCGTTTTTCGATTATATTTCTTATTTAGCGAAAAAAGCTTAA
- the fdhD gene encoding formate dehydrogenase accessory sulfurtransferase FdhD, giving the protein MNNDVSSNQSIIRYENGQLFETEDFYVTEFPLTIMVNGEEFATIICSPTNMEELVLGFLASEGAILKRDELKSIQIDDSKGFAHVKLTKSLGDRFEYSTKRMIASCCGKSREFYFHNDAAIAKTSMSKIELHPQQILRMMTQLQSASVIFKQTGGLHNAAISDGNTFFEHRQDIGRHNALDKLYGYCIQRHISVRDKVLIFSGRISSEILIKAAKIGVGVILSKSAPTTLAVQLAKDLNITAIGFIRDGNFSIYSHPERIKG; this is encoded by the coding sequence ATGAATAATGATGTTTCGAGTAATCAATCAATTATAAGATATGAAAACGGGCAATTATTTGAAACCGAAGACTTTTATGTTACAGAATTCCCTTTAACTATCATGGTCAACGGCGAAGAATTTGCTACTATTATTTGTAGCCCAACCAATATGGAAGAACTTGTACTAGGATTTCTCGCTTCAGAGGGAGCCATTCTTAAGAGAGACGAATTAAAATCAATTCAAATTGATGATAGTAAAGGCTTTGCTCATGTAAAATTAACTAAATCATTGGGAGATCGTTTTGAATATTCTACGAAACGTATGATTGCCTCATGTTGTGGGAAAAGTCGTGAGTTTTACTTTCATAACGATGCCGCTATTGCTAAAACTTCGATGTCTAAAATCGAATTACATCCTCAACAGATTTTAAGGATGATGACTCAACTTCAAAGTGCTAGTGTGATCTTCAAACAAACCGGCGGCTTACACAACGCAGCAATTAGTGATGGTAATACCTTTTTTGAACATAGACAAGATATTGGACGTCATAATGCACTTGATAAGTTATATGGTTATTGTATACAAAGACATATTTCGGTAAGAGATAAGGTATTAATATTTAGCGGTCGTATTTCTTCTGAAATATTAATTAAAGCAGCAAAAATTGGCGTAGGTGTGATACTTTCTAAATCAGCCCCAACAACATTAGCTGTACAATTAGCGAAAGACTTAAACATTACAGCAATTGGATTTATTAGAGATGGTAACTTTAGTATTTATAGCCATCCAGAACGTATAAAAGGCTAG
- a CDS encoding biotin transporter BioY has protein sequence MSTKNLVFTALMTAIICILGLVPGVPLPFMPVPIVLQNIGIFLAGIILGRKMGALTVIVFLLLAATGLPVLSGGRGGIGVFVGPSAGFLFLYPFIAYFIGLIRDRYYGKINFLILFVTTLIIGVLALDIIGTIIMGFIIHISISKAFLLSFTFMPGDIIKAIISSLIGATILNHTRFKSLIQ, from the coding sequence GTGAGTACAAAAAATTTAGTTTTTACAGCTTTGATGACTGCCATTATTTGTATTTTAGGATTAGTACCTGGTGTGCCTTTACCGTTTATGCCGGTACCTATTGTGTTACAGAACATTGGTATCTTTTTAGCTGGGATCATATTAGGGCGTAAAATGGGCGCATTGACTGTGATTGTCTTTTTATTATTAGCTGCCACAGGTTTACCAGTTTTATCCGGAGGACGTGGAGGAATAGGTGTATTTGTAGGCCCATCAGCAGGATTCCTATTTTTATATCCATTTATAGCTTACTTTATTGGATTAATTAGAGACCGTTATTATGGGAAAATTAATTTCCTTATACTCTTCGTCACTACATTAATTATCGGGGTTCTAGCATTAGATATCATCGGTACTATCATTATGGGATTCATTATACATATATCGATTTCTAAGGCATTTTTACTATCATTTACTTTTATGCCTGGAGATATTATTAAAGCCATTATATCTAGCTTGATTGGTGCGACCATCTTAAATCACACTCGTTTTAAAAGTTTGATACAATAA
- the moaC gene encoding cyclic pyranopterin monophosphate synthase MoaC, giving the protein MNNFTHINEQGNAKMVDVSDKEVTKRQARAHSSITVNETIYRQIIDNTNKKGNVLNTAQIAGIMAAKNTSTIIPMCHPLPLTGIDVNFEWDTSQTPHYILNITAIVSTTGKTGVEMEALTAASATALTVYDMTKAVDKGMVIGQTYLESKSGGKSGDYQRKV; this is encoded by the coding sequence ATGAATAACTTTACACATATAAACGAACAAGGGAACGCTAAGATGGTTGATGTTTCTGACAAAGAAGTAACTAAACGTCAAGCACGTGCCCATTCAAGTATTACTGTAAATGAAACGATTTATAGGCAAATTATCGATAATACTAATAAAAAAGGTAATGTACTCAATACTGCACAAATAGCAGGAATTATGGCTGCTAAAAACACATCTACAATTATACCTATGTGCCATCCTTTACCTCTAACAGGTATAGATGTCAATTTTGAATGGGATACATCTCAAACACCTCATTATATATTGAATATCACTGCAATTGTTTCAACAACTGGTAAAACGGGCGTTGAAATGGAAGCACTCACTGCCGCATCAGCAACAGCTTTAACTGTTTATGATATGACTAAAGCAGTCGATAAAGGGATGGTCATTGGCCAAACCTATTTAGAATCTAAGTCTGGTGGTAAGTCTGGTGACTATCAAAGAAAAGTATGA
- the modB gene encoding molybdate ABC transporter permease subunit, translating to MPDLTSFWISLRVAITSTIIVTILGIFVSKWLYNKKGHWVKILESFIILPIVLPPTVLGFILLIVFSTKGPIGQFFTNILHLPVVFTLTGAVLASVIVSFPLMYQHTIGGFRMIDKKMLNTARTMGASETKIFFKLILPLSKRSILAGIMMSFARAIGEFGATLMVAGYIPNKTNTLPLEIYFLVEQGKENEAWLWVLVLVAFSVVVITTINLINHDKYREVD from the coding sequence ATGCCTGATTTAACATCATTTTGGATATCATTACGTGTCGCGATTACAAGTACAATTATTGTAACAATTTTAGGAATATTTGTTTCCAAATGGTTATATAACAAAAAAGGGCATTGGGTAAAAATCCTTGAAAGTTTTATAATATTACCAATAGTACTTCCACCTACAGTACTTGGTTTTATATTATTAATAGTTTTTTCAACAAAAGGACCTATAGGTCAGTTCTTTACCAATATTCTACACTTACCAGTAGTTTTTACTTTGACAGGTGCAGTACTTGCATCTGTCATTGTTAGTTTTCCTCTAATGTATCAACATACAATTGGTGGATTTAGAATGATAGATAAGAAAATGCTAAATACTGCGCGAACAATGGGTGCAAGCGAAACTAAAATATTTTTCAAATTGATATTACCTTTATCCAAACGTTCTATATTAGCAGGTATTATGATGAGCTTTGCTCGCGCGATTGGTGAGTTCGGTGCGACGTTAATGGTGGCTGGATATATTCCTAATAAGACAAATACGTTGCCACTTGAAATTTATTTCTTAGTTGAACAAGGTAAGGAAAATGAAGCTTGGCTATGGGTACTCGTCCTAGTTGCCTTTTCTGTAGTCGTTATTACTACGATTAATTTAATCAATCATGATAAATATAGGGAGGTCGATTAG
- the modA gene encoding molybdate ABC transporter substrate-binding protein encodes MKIKHFLVAMLVLCLVLAGCSNSSNSSKDSDKKDESSSDNSKKQELQISAAASLTDVSKALAKEFKKEHKNADIKFNYGGSGALRQQIETGAPVDVFMSANTKDVDQLKDKKKAHDTYNYAKNKLVLIGDKDKNYKSVKDLKDGDKLALGEVKTVPAGKYAKQYLEDNNLYNSVKDKIINAKDVKQVLNYVEKGNAQEGFVYKTDLYNQKKKTDKVKEIEQVKLSKPITYKAGATSEKKLAKEWMKFLKSDKAKKILKEYQFSA; translated from the coding sequence ATGAAAATAAAACATTTTTTAGTTGCTATGTTAGTTCTGTGTCTAGTATTAGCAGGATGTTCGAACTCTAGCAATAGTAGTAAAGATAGTGATAAAAAGGATGAAAGCTCGTCTGATAATAGTAAAAAGCAAGAATTACAAATCTCTGCTGCAGCGAGTTTAACTGATGTTAGTAAAGCACTTGCGAAAGAATTTAAAAAGGAACACAAGAACGCTGATATTAAATTTAATTACGGTGGTTCTGGTGCGTTAAGACAACAAATTGAAACAGGTGCTCCTGTAGATGTATTTATGTCTGCAAACACTAAAGATGTGGATCAATTAAAAGACAAGAAGAAAGCTCATGATACATATAATTACGCTAAAAATAAACTTGTATTAATTGGTGATAAGGATAAGAATTATAAATCAGTTAAAGATTTAAAAGATGGTGATAAACTTGCTTTAGGTGAAGTGAAAACTGTACCAGCAGGTAAGTACGCTAAACAATATTTAGAAGATAATAATTTATATAATTCAGTAAAAGATAAAATCATTAATGCCAAAGACGTTAAACAAGTATTGAATTATGTTGAAAAAGGTAATGCACAAGAAGGTTTTGTATATAAAACTGACTTATACAATCAAAAGAAAAAGACTGATAAAGTAAAAGAGATTGAACAAGTTAAATTAAGTAAACCAATCACTTATAAAGCTGGTGCAACTTCTGAGAAGAAACTAGCTAAAGAATGGATGAAATTCTTAAAATCTGATAAAGCTAAAAAAATTCTTAAAGAATACCAATTCTCGGCTTAA
- a CDS encoding molybdenum cofactor biosynthesis protein B produces MNNHQHEHVQLERNINVAILTVSDTRDFDSDKGGQLVQSLLKEINVSIEEHHYKIVKDDKNAITLQIKQWLEDNENIDVIITTGGTGISQRDVTIEAVRPLLTKELEGFGELFRYLSYSEDVGTRALLSRAIGGTAKDKLIFALPGSTGAVKLAIEKLIKPELNHLVHELTK; encoded by the coding sequence ATGAACAATCATCAACATGAACATGTTCAATTAGAAAGAAATATTAATGTAGCAATACTAACTGTTTCTGACACAAGGGATTTCGATAGTGATAAAGGCGGGCAATTAGTTCAATCACTTCTAAAAGAGATTAATGTAAGTATAGAAGAACACCATTATAAGATTGTTAAAGATGATAAAAATGCAATTACATTACAGATAAAACAATGGTTAGAAGACAATGAAAATATAGATGTCATTATTACAACAGGTGGTACTGGTATTTCTCAAAGAGATGTTACGATTGAAGCGGTAAGACCACTATTAACTAAAGAATTAGAAGGATTTGGAGAATTATTTCGTTATTTAAGTTACTCAGAGGATGTGGGTACACGCGCATTATTATCACGCGCTATTGGAGGCACAGCAAAAGATAAATTAATCTTTGCTTTACCTGGATCAACTGGGGCAGTCAAACTTGCAATTGAAAAACTAATTAAACCTGAATTAAATCACCTTGTTCATGAATTAACGAAATAA
- the glp gene encoding gephyrin-like molybdotransferase Glp translates to MPVEKRNPIPVKEAISRIMKQNVSIRTTKVDLDESLGRVLAEDIVATYDIPRFNKSPYDGFAIRSEDSKDASGEHRIEFEVIDHIGAGSVSTKTLGKNQAVRIMTGAQIPEGADAVVMFEQTIESESTFTIRKPFDHLENISLKGEETTTGDIVLKKGQHINPGAIAVLATYGYTQVPVTIKPSVAIIATGSELLDVEDELEPGKIRNSNGPMIKALAKKIGLEVGTYQLQQDNLESSIQVVKDALSQHDIVITTGGVSVGDFDYLPEIYKAIDANVLFNKVAQRPGSVTTVAFSNGQYLFGLSGNPSACFTGFELYVKPAVNKLIGASECYPQIIKATLMEDFTKPNPFTRFIRAKATLTPSGTTVVPSGFNKSGAVVAIAHANAMIMLPSGTRGFKAGHTVDVILTESNAFEEELLL, encoded by the coding sequence ATGCCAGTTGAAAAAAGAAATCCTATTCCAGTAAAAGAAGCGATTTCTCGCATAATGAAACAAAATGTGTCGATTCGTACTACGAAAGTGGATTTAGATGAAAGTTTGGGGCGTGTTCTTGCAGAAGATATTGTTGCAACGTATGATATTCCACGTTTTAATAAGTCACCATATGATGGGTTCGCCATACGTAGTGAAGATTCTAAAGATGCTAGCGGTGAACATCGCATTGAATTTGAGGTTATCGATCATATAGGAGCGGGTTCAGTCTCAACTAAGACTTTAGGGAAAAATCAAGCGGTTCGTATTATGACTGGTGCGCAAATACCAGAGGGTGCTGATGCAGTTGTGATGTTTGAACAAACTATTGAATCTGAATCAACTTTTACTATACGTAAGCCGTTTGATCATCTTGAAAATATATCACTAAAAGGCGAAGAAACGACAACTGGAGATATCGTACTTAAAAAAGGACAACATATTAATCCGGGTGCGATTGCAGTATTAGCAACGTATGGCTATACACAAGTTCCTGTAACGATTAAACCAAGTGTAGCAATTATAGCTACAGGTAGTGAGTTGTTAGATGTAGAAGATGAATTAGAACCTGGTAAGATTAGAAATTCAAACGGACCTATGATTAAAGCGTTAGCTAAAAAAATTGGTTTAGAAGTAGGCACATATCAATTACAACAGGATAATCTGGAAAGTAGCATTCAAGTAGTTAAAGATGCTTTATCTCAACATGATATCGTCATTACTACAGGTGGTGTGTCAGTAGGTGATTTCGATTATCTACCAGAAATATATAAAGCGATAGATGCAAATGTCTTATTTAATAAGGTTGCTCAAAGACCAGGAAGTGTTACAACAGTCGCATTTAGTAATGGACAATATTTATTTGGTTTATCTGGGAATCCTTCAGCTTGTTTTACTGGTTTTGAATTATACGTTAAACCAGCTGTTAATAAATTGATAGGCGCAAGTGAGTGTTATCCTCAAATAATCAAAGCGACACTTATGGAAGATTTTACTAAGCCTAATCCTTTTACTCGTTTTATCAGAGCTAAAGCGACTTTAACACCTTCAGGTACTACAGTTGTCCCGTCAGGTTTTAATAAATCAGGTGCTGTTGTAGCGATTGCACATGCCAATGCGATGATTATGTTACCTAGTGGAACACGAGGTTTCAAAGCAGGGCACACGGTGGATGTAATACTTACAGAATCTAATGCGTTTGAAGAGGAATTGCTGTTGTGA
- a CDS encoding ATP-binding cassette domain-containing protein: protein MLKIQLEYLLKDINIRVDINDEIPKIYAIRGPSGIGKTTVLNIIAGLKKADRALIKVNNRILTDTENKINVKIQQRNVGYLFQDYQLFPNMNVYKNITFMTEPSEHINNLIQTLNISHLVTQYPMTLSGGETQRVALARSLSTKPDLILLDEPFSSLDDVTKDESIALVQKIFDEWKIPIIFVTHSNYEAKKMAHEIVNIGNE from the coding sequence ATGTTGAAGATTCAATTAGAATACTTATTAAAGGATATCAACATCCGTGTCGACATTAATGATGAAATCCCTAAAATATATGCCATTCGAGGTCCGTCGGGAATAGGTAAAACTACTGTACTAAATATCATAGCTGGTTTAAAGAAAGCTGACCGAGCACTAATTAAAGTGAATAATCGTATCTTGACTGATACGGAAAATAAAATTAATGTCAAAATTCAACAACGTAATGTTGGATATCTATTTCAAGATTATCAGCTTTTTCCAAATATGAACGTGTATAAAAATATCACTTTTATGACTGAACCATCTGAGCATATAAATAATTTAATTCAGACACTAAACATTTCTCACTTAGTTACTCAATATCCAATGACTTTATCTGGTGGAGAAACGCAACGTGTTGCATTAGCACGTTCATTAAGTACGAAGCCTGATTTGATATTACTTGATGAGCCTTTCTCAAGTTTAGATGATGTGACGAAGGATGAGAGTATTGCACTAGTGCAAAAGATATTTGATGAGTGGAAGATACCTATTATTTTTGTTACACATTCAAATTATGAAGCTAAGAAGATGGCACACGAAATTGTAAATATTGGCAATGAATAA
- a CDS encoding GNAT family N-acetyltransferase — translation MTHITLNDIYVDGVKYSEDNRKIIYLTPGHPLKFDSNTWIYKKMPTISQWTEDLKEQQGYHLNQGSNHLSFYFPENEVLSKQWLDIIRQQGFELGILELYAIEANELRQLPQNNQVIIQQVTEQNIDDYVYIHNYFALPFGEQYAKENAKQIKECFLSDGKNRLIAYLGKKPVGIVDLIITSHTVEIDGLGVMEQYRHNAIGSSIQSHVGKLAKTKPVILVADGEDTAKDMYIKQGYTYLGFRYQILKENI, via the coding sequence ATGACTCACATCACGTTAAATGATATCTATGTCGATGGTGTGAAATATTCAGAAGACAACCGTAAAATCATTTATTTAACGCCGGGACATCCACTTAAATTTGATAGTAATACATGGATCTATAAAAAAATGCCTACAATAAGTCAATGGACTGAAGATTTGAAAGAACAACAGGGGTATCATCTTAACCAAGGTTCAAATCATTTGTCGTTTTATTTTCCTGAAAATGAAGTTCTTAGTAAACAATGGTTAGATATTATTAGACAACAAGGTTTTGAACTAGGTATTTTGGAATTGTATGCAATAGAGGCTAATGAACTAAGGCAATTGCCTCAAAATAATCAAGTGATAATTCAGCAAGTGACAGAGCAAAACATTGATGATTATGTATATATTCATAACTACTTTGCTCTGCCTTTTGGAGAACAGTATGCCAAAGAAAATGCAAAGCAAATCAAGGAATGCTTCTTGTCAGATGGAAAAAATAGGTTAATTGCGTACTTAGGGAAAAAGCCTGTTGGAATTGTTGATTTAATTATTACATCACATACGGTGGAAATAGATGGATTAGGTGTGATGGAGCAATACAGACATAACGCTATTGGTTCATCAATTCAATCGCACGTCGGTAAATTAGCTAAAACCAAGCCAGTAATTCTTGTCGCAGATGGTGAAGATACAGCTAAGGATATGTACATAAAGCAAGGTTATACATATTTGGGTTTTAGGTATCAAATTTTAAAAGAAAACATCTAA
- the moaD gene encoding molybdopterin converting factor subunit 1 produces the protein MKVLYFAELKEILNQSSEEIDTQKTMTVQEFEAYLLEQHPEIENKKFQVAVNEEFVRKDDIVQPQDTVALIPPVSGG, from the coding sequence ATGAAAGTACTTTACTTCGCAGAATTGAAAGAAATTTTGAACCAATCATCTGAAGAGATAGATACTCAAAAAACGATGACAGTTCAAGAATTTGAAGCTTACCTACTTGAACAACATCCAGAAATTGAAAATAAAAAATTTCAAGTTGCAGTGAATGAGGAGTTTGTCAGAAAAGATGATATTGTACAACCTCAAGATACTGTAGCGCTTATTCCACCAGTTAGTGGAGGTTAG
- the mobA gene encoding molybdenum cofactor guanylyltransferase MobA: protein MKAMILAGGHSERFGKPKAFAEIEGQPFYKKIINTLTSTNMFNEVIISTNEQLAPLFEHQNVVIDDNNSRNKGPLAGIYSVMKQYSDEELFFVVSVDTPMITSKAISGLYQFMISHLIEDHLDIAAFKDAETKIPTIAFYSPHALKTIEAALQSDDYSLRHVYNQLSTDWLDVSEIHSPHYWYDNINYQQDLDSLKTKIRN from the coding sequence GTGAAAGCAATGATATTAGCAGGTGGTCATTCTGAACGCTTTGGTAAACCTAAAGCATTTGCAGAAATAGAAGGGCAACCATTTTATAAAAAAATCATAAACACTTTGACTTCAACAAATATGTTTAACGAGGTTATTATTAGCACCAATGAACAATTAGCGCCTTTATTTGAACATCAAAACGTTGTTATTGACGATAATAATAGTAGAAATAAGGGCCCATTAGCAGGAATTTATTCAGTAATGAAACAATATTCTGATGAGGAATTATTTTTTGTAGTTTCAGTTGATACACCTATGATTACAAGTAAAGCTATAAGTGGATTATATCAGTTTATGATTTCTCATCTCATTGAGGATCACTTAGATATTGCGGCTTTTAAAGACGCAGAAACAAAAATACCCACGATTGCCTTTTATAGTCCGCACGCATTGAAAACGATAGAGGCAGCTTTGCAATCAGATGACTATAGTTTGCGACATGTGTACAATCAATTATCCACTGACTGGTTAGACGTTTCTGAAATTCATTCTCCTCATTATTGGTACGACAATATTAACTATCAGCAAGACTTGGACTCTCTAAAAACGAAGATAAGAAATTAA
- the mobB gene encoding molybdopterin-guanine dinucleotide biosynthesis protein B, with the protein MIIQIVGYKNSGKTTLMTHAVSFLKEKGFTVATIKHHGHLGNDITLQNDDVDHMKHFNAGADQSIVQGETFQQTVTRISKQNLTDIIKESVTIDCNIILVEGFKEEPFKKVVVYRDDSDLEMLSKLTNVCFTINLNESNVYEKFEIALLELIKIEGLKN; encoded by the coding sequence GTGATTATACAAATTGTAGGATATAAAAATTCAGGAAAGACAACTTTAATGACACATGCGGTTTCATTTCTAAAAGAAAAGGGATTTACTGTAGCGACAATTAAACATCATGGCCATTTGGGGAATGATATTACACTGCAAAATGATGATGTTGATCATATGAAACATTTTAATGCAGGCGCTGATCAAAGCATTGTACAAGGTGAAACATTTCAACAAACAGTAACACGTATAAGTAAACAGAATCTTACTGATATTATTAAAGAATCTGTTACAATTGATTGTAATATCATCTTGGTAGAAGGTTTTAAAGAAGAACCGTTCAAAAAAGTTGTTGTATATAGAGATGATAGCGACTTAGAAATGTTATCTAAACTAACCAATGTATGTTTCACTATCAATTTGAACGAATCAAATGTTTATGAAAAATTTGAGATTGCATTGTTAGAATTGATTAAGATAGAAGGATTGAAAAATTAA
- a CDS encoding ThiF family adenylyltransferase, giving the protein MNQERYSRQMLFKHIGQEGQRKIENQHGLIIGMGALGTHLAEGLVRAGIGKLTIVDRDYIEYSNLQRQTLYTENDAHEALPKVIAAKNRLIQIRNDVVIEAWIEHVDYPFLEQHGKEVDLILDATDNFDTRQLINDFAYKHHIPWIYGGVVQSTYAEATFIPEQTPCFNCLMPQLPSVNLTCDTVGVIQPAVTMTTSLQLKDALKLLTGHDIKPQLTYGDIWEGDHYRIGFSKMHQDQCPTCGSRPHFPYLNQERQNYATLCGRDTVQYKNKNISQEILTTFLEQHHIHYRTNLYMTIFKFRGHRIVAFNGGRFLIHNMTQPQQAIQLINQLFG; this is encoded by the coding sequence ATGAATCAAGAACGTTATTCTAGGCAAATGTTATTTAAACATATTGGGCAAGAAGGACAAAGAAAGATTGAAAATCAACATGGCCTTATTATTGGAATGGGCGCATTGGGTACGCACTTGGCAGAAGGGTTAGTTAGAGCAGGCATTGGTAAATTAACTATAGTTGATAGAGATTATATTGAATATAGTAACTTGCAAAGACAAACACTTTACACAGAAAATGATGCACATGAAGCATTACCTAAAGTGATAGCTGCAAAGAACAGGTTAATTCAAATACGTAATGATGTCGTTATTGAGGCATGGATAGAACATGTGGATTATCCTTTTTTAGAACAACATGGTAAAGAAGTAGATTTAATACTTGATGCGACTGATAATTTCGATACAAGACAGTTAATCAATGATTTCGCTTATAAGCATCATATTCCTTGGATATATGGTGGAGTAGTTCAAAGTACTTACGCCGAGGCTACATTTATCCCAGAACAAACACCTTGTTTTAATTGTCTTATGCCTCAATTGCCTTCAGTAAATTTAACATGTGATACTGTAGGCGTGATTCAACCTGCGGTGACTATGACTACAAGTCTTCAATTAAAAGACGCATTAAAGTTGCTAACAGGTCATGATATTAAGCCTCAGTTGACTTATGGAGATATATGGGAAGGTGATCATTATAGGATTGGGTTTAGTAAAATGCATCAAGATCAATGCCCGACATGCGGTAGTCGCCCTCATTTTCCATATTTAAATCAGGAACGCCAAAATTATGCCACACTTTGTGGGCGAGATACAGTACAGTATAAGAATAAAAATATTTCTCAGGAAATACTTACTACCTTTCTAGAACAGCATCATATACATTATCGCACGAATCTTTATATGACTATTTTCAAATTTAGGGGTCATCGTATTGTTGCATTCAATGGGGGTAGGTTCCTTATTCATAATATGACTCAACCTCAACAAGCGATACAATTAATTAATCAATTGTTTGGATAA